One part of the Pseudoliparis swirei isolate HS2019 ecotype Mariana Trench chromosome 6, NWPU_hadal_v1, whole genome shotgun sequence genome encodes these proteins:
- the LOC130195901 gene encoding transmembrane protein 80-like isoform X2, protein MATPRAGRSASVLSSVTFQLLLNLTTWYFVFYFLFTLGLIIRKSLVLTYPTDALVCDVCLLFLLAGLEVLHLLSGVRGHLMENEGLLLTNLIVTGTTVLLTVYFLVWQTYVMRADVILSSVLLVLYGFDGVVAFSTLARLASDK, encoded by the exons ATGGCGACGCCCAGAGCAG gtcGATCAGCCAGTGTC CTGTCTTCTGTTACCTTCCAGCTGCTGCTGAACCTGACAACATGGTACTTTGTTTTCTATTTCCTGTTCACTCTTGGCCTGATCATCAGAAAGA GCTTGGTGTTGACTTATCCCACTGATGCTCTGGTCTGTGACGTCTGTCTGCTGTTCCTGCTGGCTGGTCTGGAGGTCCTCCATTTATTATCTG GTGTGAGGGGCCACCTGATGGAGAATGAGGGCCTTCTTCTTACCAACCTCATTGTGACTGGGACCACCGTCCTGCTGACGGTCTACTTCCTGGTGTGGCAGACATACGTGATGCGGGCAGACGTGATCCTCAGCAGTGTCCTGCTGGTTTTATATGGCTTCGATGGAGTCGTGGCTTTCAGCACTTTGGCCCGACTGGCCAG tgacAAATGA
- the LOC130195901 gene encoding transmembrane protein 80-like isoform X1, protein MAARDTRLTSWRYVKPLAINKTFILCTATLKREPASPLLRRSASVLSSVTFQLLLNLTTWYFVFYFLFTLGLIIRKSLVLTYPTDALVCDVCLLFLLAGLEVLHLLSGVRGHLMENEGLLLTNLIVTGTTVLLTVYFLVWQTYVMRADVILSSVLLVLYGFDGVVAFSTLARLASDK, encoded by the exons ATGGCTGCTAGAGACACGCGTTTAACTAGCTGGCGCTACGTCAAACCGCTAGCGATAAATAAGACGTTCATATTATGTACagccactttaaagagagaacCGGCATCACCACTCCTAC gtcGATCAGCCAGTGTC CTGTCTTCTGTTACCTTCCAGCTGCTGCTGAACCTGACAACATGGTACTTTGTTTTCTATTTCCTGTTCACTCTTGGCCTGATCATCAGAAAGA GCTTGGTGTTGACTTATCCCACTGATGCTCTGGTCTGTGACGTCTGTCTGCTGTTCCTGCTGGCTGGTCTGGAGGTCCTCCATTTATTATCTG GTGTGAGGGGCCACCTGATGGAGAATGAGGGCCTTCTTCTTACCAACCTCATTGTGACTGGGACCACCGTCCTGCTGACGGTCTACTTCCTGGTGTGGCAGACATACGTGATGCGGGCAGACGTGATCCTCAGCAGTGTCCTGCTGGTTTTATATGGCTTCGATGGAGTCGTGGCTTTCAGCACTTTGGCCCGACTGGCCAG tgacAAATGA